The following proteins are encoded in a genomic region of Nicotiana sylvestris chromosome 4, ASM39365v2, whole genome shotgun sequence:
- the LOC138889484 gene encoding uncharacterized protein has protein sequence MLSPYRLQWLNDSGELKVNKRCMIFLNIGRYVDDVLCDVVLIQACHILLGCPWQYDRNTFHDGRKNRYSLELNGKKYTLASLSPSQVFENQKRLREIMEKQRGEKKSELEGKEKKEGQELEKKERWKVLVSGKRQRKEKGEFVHKSQRVFERKKEGLPIILLTYKEDLVNSELLTSYLPSSVSSLLQDFDDIFYEDIPNGLQPLHGIEQ, from the exons ATGCTAAGCCCATATAGACTCCAATGGTTGAATGACAGTGGTGAACTGAAAGTCAACAAACGATGCATGATTTTCTTAAATATTGGTAGGTATGTGGATGATGTTCTTTGTGATGTGGTTCTTATACAAGCTTGTCACATCTTGTTAGGTTGTCCGTGGCAATATgataggaatacttttcatgatggaagaaagaatagataTTCTCTTGAACTTAATGGCAAGAAGTATACTCTTGCATCTTTAAGTCCTTCTCAAGTGTTTGAGAATCAAAAGAGATTGAGAGAAATAATGGAAAAACAAAGGGGAGAAAAAAAAAGTGAGCttgagggaaaagaaaagaaagaaggccaagagctagaaaaaaaagagagatg GAAAGTTTTGGTGAGCGGAAAGAGgcaaaggaaagaaaaaggagaGTTTGTACATAAAAGCCAAAGAGTGTTTGAACGCAAGAAAGAGGGGCTTCCCATTATACTGCTTACTTACAAAGAAGATTTGGTTAATTCTGAGTTACTAACTTCTTATTTGCCAAGTAGTGtttcttctcttttgcaggatTTTGATGATATCTTCTATGAGGATATCCCTAACGGTCTACAACCTTTGCATGGCATTGAGCAGTAA
- the LOC104223879 gene encoding putative late blight resistance protein homolog R1A-10: MENVNINEIATPSTQETEEEPVGLEDDAEKIIKLLTRGIRERDIVSIFGMPGLGKTTLAKKIFKDSSIVSHFDVRAWVTISQSYDVRELLRDIYKQVTGVKYNGDKKSDIADMLRKCLIGKRYLIVLDDVWEVKAWDELRLCFPIGRQGSRIMLTTRLEHVAMEVEHCTNPYSPRFLTREASWKLLVKKAFQKETCPPEFENVGVQIAEYCKGLPLTIVLIGGILAKKERNVSEWCEVANNLKSHLGAVESESNLALQLSYRYLPDHLRHCLLTMGVFREDEKIGASKLMLLWMAEGLVQCSDERGLEAVAEAYLTDIISSSLLMISKTAFDGKVKYLQIHDVVRDFVLNKTKEEKFMQVIGTNNQYQPSYDEEHRVCIHLDHKLRRDLQRFNNEVDRFLTSGSKKGTSFGQELKSFFVTNNVDDFLAYRDFWNSEANFHGTVSKEYLSRSYHFSSVGDFRLLRVLDFRNCIPGDYTNIEDILQSLVYLRYLGMCFEKFFFEWVSHMCDLETLLVDTERIVEATPHIWKMTKLKHVDLLTLLPREIFAVSEEGPSKMENLRAFKGMCLLREDIELIERFPNLQKLLLMIADNDIDEASSLVLKLDVLTQLQSLVVGSMCNITNYYFPSSLKELILRKVNIPASATSTIAWLPNLQRLIYEGCKFEQDEWDVRDMEFPVLRILKFQGVHLREWHVSESSSFPKLESLVLRSVELLEKIPDSFADIGTLTTIKVFYCDDNVKASALEIKEEVETTSGCDNLKVYIFPHYSREQREYEEEEKEEEVEEEAVAEEKEKGEDQAAAEVEEEAVAEEKEKGEDQAAAEVEAEVEAEEKEKGEEEAAAAAVGFAFD; encoded by the exons ATGGAGAATGTCAACATTAATGAGATTGCTACACCAAGTACTCAAGAAACTGAAGAGGAACCTGTGGGGCTTGAGGATGATGCTGAGAAGATAATTAAGCTACTGACCAGAGGAATAAGGGAACGGGATATTGTCTCTATTTTTGGCATGCCTGGTCTCGGAAAGACCACTTTGGCAAAAAAGATATTCAAAGATTCTTCTATTGTTTCTCACTTTGATGTTCGAGCATGGGTTACCATTTCACAATCATATGATGTGAGAGAGCTGTTGAGGGACATCTATAAGCAAGTGACAGGTGTTAAGTACAATGGAGATAAGAAGAGTGACATAGCTGATATGTTGCGCAAATGTTTAATAGGCAAAAGATATCTCATTGTCTTGGATGATGTATGGGAAGTAAAGGCATGGGATGAGTTAAGATTATGTTTTCCAATCGGTAGACAAGGAAGCAGAATCATGTTAACAACTCGACTTGAACATGTGGCAATGGAAGTCGAGCACTGTACCAATCCTTATTCCCCTCGATTCCTAACAAGGGAAGCGAGCTGGAAATTGTTGGTGAAAAAAGCATTTCAAAAGGAAACTTGCCCTCCTGAATTCGAGAATGTTGGGGTACAAATTGCAGAATATTGTAAAGGACTGCCTCTTACAATTGTTTTGATTGGTGGAATTCTGGCAAAGAAAGAAAGGAATGTCTCAGAGTGGTGTGAAGTTGCAAACAATTTAAAGTCTCATCTTGGAGCAGTTGAAAGTGAGAGCAACTTGGCACTGCAGTTAAGTTACCGCTACTTACCGGATCATTTGAGACATTGCCTTCTGACTATGGGAGTATTTAGGGAGGATGAAAAAATTGGAGCATCTAAATTGATGTTACTCTGGATGGCCGAAGGCCTCGTTCAATGTAGTGATGAGAGAGGATTGGAGGCGGTAGCTGAAGCTTACTTGACCGATATAATTTCTAGTAGCCTTCTAATGATTTCAAAGACGGCCTTTGATGGCAAGGTGAAGTACTTGCAAATTCATGATGTAGTGCGTGACTTTGTCTTAAACAAAACTAAAGAAGAAAAGTTCATGCAAGTTATAGGGACAAATAACCAATATCAACCTTCATATGATGAGGAACATCGAGTATGCATTCACCTCGACCATAAGCTTCGTCGTGATTTGCAGAGATTCAACAACGAAGTAGATAGATTCCTCACAAGCGGCTCCAAAAAAGGAACATCTTTTGGACAAGAACTTAAATCGTTCTTTGTTACTAATAACGTGGATGATTTTCTTGCTTATAGAGATTTTTGGAATAGTGAGGCTAATTTTCACGGTACTGTTTCTAAAGAGTATTTATCTCGTTCGTATCATTTCTCATCAGTTGGAGACTTTAGACTTCTTAGAGTGTTGGATTTCAGGAACTGCATTCCAGGGGATTATACGAATATAGAAGATATACTGCAATCACTAGTTTACCTGAGATACCTGGGAATGTGTTTTGAAAAGTTTTTTTTCGAGTGGGTATCACACATGTGCGACCTGGAAACTTTACTGGTGGATACTGAGAGAATAGTAGAGGCGACACCTCATATTTGGAAGATGACGAAACTAAAGCATGTAGACCTATTAACACTTTTACCTCGTGAGATATTTGCAGTTTCTGAAGAAGGCCCGTCTAAGATGGAGAATTTGAGGGCCTTTAAAGGCATGTGTTTACTTCGTGAGGATATAGAGTTAATTGAGAGGTTTCCCAATCTTCAAAAGCTTCTCCTCATGATAGCTGATAATGATATTGATGAAGCTAGCTCTCTAGTTCTGAAATTGGATGTTCTTACACAGCTTCAATCCCTCGTGGTTGGTTCGATGTGTAATATCACCAATTATTATTTTCCTTCAAGTCTCAAAGAGCTGATCCTCCGAAAAGTCAATATACCAGCAAGTGCAACTTCCACAATCGCTTGGTTACCCAACCTTCAAAGACTGATATATGAAGGGTGTAAATTCGAGCAAGATGAGTGGGACGTGAGAGATATGGAGTTCCCGGTACTCAGAATCTTAAAATTTCAAGGCGTTCATCTTAGGGAATGGCATGTCTCAGAATCATCATCATTTCCCAAGCTTGAGAGTTTAGTGCTAAGATCTGTTGAATTGCTTGAGAAAATTCCTGACAGTTTTGCGGATATTGGAACGCTTACAACAATCAAGGTGTTCTATTGTGATGATAATGTCAAGGCTTCAGCTttggagattaaggaagaagtagaAACAACTTCAGGATGTGACAATCTCAAGGTCTATATTTTTCCACATTACTCTCG GGAACAAAGAGAATATGAAGAggaagagaaagaggaagaagtagaagaagaagcagtagcagaagaaaaagagaaaggagaagacCAAGCAGCAGCagaagtagaagaagaagcagtagcagaagaaaaagagaaaggag